The genome window ATCCGCCCGACCACGAAGACGGTGTGCACGGGTGTTGAGATGTTCCGCAAGCTGCTGGATCAGGGCGAGGCGGGGGATAACATCGGTGCGCTGCTGCGTGGCACGAAGCGTGACGACGTTGAGCGTGGTCAGGTGCTGTGCAAGCCGGGTTCGATCACGCCGCACACGAAGTTCGAGTGTGAGGTGTACATCCTGTCGAAGGATGAGGGTGGTCGCCATACGCCGTTCTTCAATGGCTACCGTCCGCAGTTCTATTTCCGGACCACCGACGTGACGGGTAGCTGTGAGCTGCCGAGCGGCACGGAGATGGTGATGCCTGGCGACAACGTGCAGATGACCGTGACCCTGATCGCGCCGATCGCGATGGAAGACGGCCTGCGCTTCGCCATCCGCGAAGGTGGCCGCACCGTCGGCGCCGGCGTGGTCTCGAAGATTATCGAGTAAGCGACATGGCTAATCAGAAGATTCGAATTCGATTGAAGGCGTTCGACCACCGGCTGATTGACCAGTCGGCCGGCGAAATCGTCGAGACGGCCAAGCGGACCGGCGCCCAGGTGAAGGGGCCCATTCCGCTGCCGACGAAAAAAGAGAAGTTCACGATTCTCATCTCGCCGCACGTGAACAAGGATGCTCGTGACCAGTACGAGATCCGTACTCACAAGCGGCTGATGGATATCATCGATCCGACTGACAAGACGGTCGATGCATTGATGAAGCTGGATCTGGCCGCCGGCGTCGACGTACAGATCAAGCTCTACTAAACGCGTTGCGCGAAATAAGTGGGCCCCGCCGCCCAGCACTGGAGTGGCGCGGGCTCTTTGTCTCTGGAAGAGGTAACGATGGCTATCGGAATCGTCGGTCGTAAACGCGGCATGACGCGGGTATTCACCGAAGAGGGCGTGTCCGTCCCGGTGACCGTGATCGAGGCCACGCCGAACCGGATCACCCAGGTGAAATCGGCGGATGTGGACGGTTACCAGGCCGTGCAAGTCACTATTGGCAGCCGCAAGGCATCCCGTGTTGGCAAGCCGCTGGCCGGGCACTTTGCCAAGGCCGGTGTGGACGCCGGGCGTGGCCTGTGGGAGTTCCGCCTGGGTAATGGTGAGGGCGAGGAACTCGAAGTCGGCGGCGAGCTGAAGGTCGATGCCTTCGAAGCCGGCCAGAAGGTGGATGTGCGCGGCACCAGCAAGGGCAAAGGCTTTGCCGGTACCGTCAAGCGGCATAACTTCCACATGCAGGATGCGACGCACGGTAACTCGCTGTCGCACCGTGCGCCGGGCTCCATCGGCATGGCGCAGACGCCGGGCCGGGTGCTCAAGGGCAAGAAAATGGCCGGACAAATGGGTAACAAGCGCACCACCGTCCAGAACCTGGAAGTGGTCCGCGTGGACGCCGAGCGCAACCTGCTGCTGATTCGCGGCGCGGTGCCGGGTGCCGACGGTTCGGATGTCGTGATCAGCCCCTCCGTGAAGGCCGGCAAGAAGGGGGATAGCTGATGGAACTCGCGATTCAGACAACGGCTGGCGGTGACGCCGGGAAGCTCGAAGTCTCCGAAAAGGCCTTCGGCCGAGAGTTCAACGAGGATCTGGTGCACCAGGTTGTGGTCGCCTACATGGCCGGTGGTCGTGCCGGCACCAAGGCGCAGAAGAACCGGGCCGCGGTGCGCGGTGGTGGTTCCAAGCCTTGGCGCCAGAAGGGCACCGGTCGCGCCCGTGCCGGGACGATTCGTAGCCCGCTGTGGCGCACGGGTGGCAAGACGTTTGCTGCCGTGCCGCGCGACTACAGCCAGAAGGTCAACAAGAAAGCGTACCGCGCAGGCGTTGCCTCGATCTTCTCCGAGCTCGCTCGTCAGGAGCGGCTGGTGGTGCTGGACGCTATAGAGTTGGCGGAATCCAAGACCAAGGCGATGGTGCAGCTTCTCAAGGGCATGGGTGCCGAGCGTGCGCTCATCGTGACCGAAGACGTCAGTGAGAACCTGTACCTGGCGAGCCGTAACCTCCGCCATGTGGAGATTACCGACGTTGCCGGTCTCGATCCGGTCTCGCTGGTTGGTGCCGACAAGGTGCTGATCACCGTGGAAGCCATGAAGAAGGTCGAGGAGTGGCTGGCATGAGTCAGGAACGCATTTTCAAGGTGTTGCTTGCGCCCCACGTCTCGGAGAAAACCGAGCGCTCGGCGGATGGCGCCAACCAGGTCGTCTTCCGCGTGGTGAAGGACGCGAGCAAGCAGGAAATCAAGCGGGCCGTCGAAGAGCTTTTCGATGTGAAGGTTCGCAACGTGCAGACGGTGCTGATGAAGGGCAAGTCCAAGGGCTTTGGCCGGATTCGTGGGCGCCGTTCCGATTGGAAGAAGGCCTACGTGGCCCTCGAGGCTGGCCAGGAAATCGATTTCCTGGGCGG of Natronocella acetinitrilica contains these proteins:
- a CDS encoding EF-Tu/IF-2/RF-3 family GTPase, whose protein sequence is IRPTTKTVCTGVEMFRKLLDQGEAGDNIGALLRGTKRDDVERGQVLCKPGSITPHTKFECEVYILSKDEGGRHTPFFNGYRPQFYFRTTDVTGSCELPSGTEMVMPGDNVQMTVTLIAPIAMEDGLRFAIREGGRTVGAGVVSKIIE
- the rpsJ gene encoding 30S ribosomal protein S10; this encodes MANQKIRIRLKAFDHRLIDQSAGEIVETAKRTGAQVKGPIPLPTKKEKFTILISPHVNKDARDQYEIRTHKRLMDIIDPTDKTVDALMKLDLAAGVDVQIKLY
- the rplC gene encoding 50S ribosomal protein L3, whose amino-acid sequence is MAIGIVGRKRGMTRVFTEEGVSVPVTVIEATPNRITQVKSADVDGYQAVQVTIGSRKASRVGKPLAGHFAKAGVDAGRGLWEFRLGNGEGEELEVGGELKVDAFEAGQKVDVRGTSKGKGFAGTVKRHNFHMQDATHGNSLSHRAPGSIGMAQTPGRVLKGKKMAGQMGNKRTTVQNLEVVRVDAERNLLLIRGAVPGADGSDVVISPSVKAGKKGDS
- the rplD gene encoding 50S ribosomal protein L4; amino-acid sequence: MELAIQTTAGGDAGKLEVSEKAFGREFNEDLVHQVVVAYMAGGRAGTKAQKNRAAVRGGGSKPWRQKGTGRARAGTIRSPLWRTGGKTFAAVPRDYSQKVNKKAYRAGVASIFSELARQERLVVLDAIELAESKTKAMVQLLKGMGAERALIVTEDVSENLYLASRNLRHVEITDVAGLDPVSLVGADKVLITVEAMKKVEEWLA
- the rplW gene encoding 50S ribosomal protein L23, with amino-acid sequence MSQERIFKVLLAPHVSEKTERSADGANQVVFRVVKDASKQEIKRAVEELFDVKVRNVQTVLMKGKSKGFGRIRGRRSDWKKAYVALEAGQEIDFLGGE